A genomic region of Anas acuta chromosome 1, bAnaAcu1.1, whole genome shotgun sequence contains the following coding sequences:
- the RELT gene encoding tumor necrosis factor receptor superfamily member 19L isoform X3: protein MRWWLVTVLGVLSGPGAVTAGCGVPRCPPGEEPIGECGSCRPCPPGAFSPGDAPCAPHTRCHATSRLLLAPGTAATDALCGGCVHGFYSPDGEREPQGRCLPCSAAPPSTPGCPAGRRRARSASAPRGSNGTREARPEEAAAAQSAVLAIVPVFCAMGLLGILVCNLLKKKGYHCTAHKEPEPGLGTGPSSVYQIEDANEDTIGVLVRLITEKKENAAALEELLKEHHKAQLMAPGCKPAFKLHLLPQFPPACRHQQHLHTVHGPAPKSDPPSDPPCTRCSQKKWPQVLPSPVNATKATKPGAKAGRPGEITILSVGRFRVSRIPEQKPGTTAGTGGDPSRGPLPAGSGTRPSWLKSTESHPE from the exons ATGCGCTGGTGGCTCGTCACCGTCCTGGGG GTGCTGAGCGGCCCCGGCGCAGTGACCGCAGGCTGCGGGGTGCCACGATGCCCACCCGGAGAGGAACCCATTGGG GAGTGTGGCTCGTGCCGCCCGTGCCCCCCCGGTGCTTTCTCCCCGGGGGACGCGCCGTGCGCCCCGCACACCCGCTGCCACGCCACCAGCCGCCTCCTCCTGGCACCAGGGACGGCTGCAACCGACGCCCTCTGCGGAGGCTGCGTGCACGG GTTTTACAGCCCTGATGGCGAGAGGGAGCCCCAGGGCCggtgcctgccctgctccgccgccccccccagcaccccggggtgcccag CAGGCCGGCGGCGAGCCCGGAGCGCTTCGGCACCGCGGGGGAGCAACGGCACGCGGGAAGCTCGGccggaggaggcggcggcggcgcagTCGGCCGTGCTGGCCATCGTGCCCGTCTTCTGTGCCATGGGCTTGTTGGGCATCCTCGTCTGCAACCTGCTGAAGAAGAAGGGCTACCACTGCACCGCGCACAAGGAGCCCGAGCCCGGGCTCGGCACCG GTCCCAGCTCCGTCTACCAGATTGAGGACGCCAACGAGGACACCATCGGGGTCCTGGTGCGCCTGATCACCGAGAAGAAAG AAAACGCCGCGgcgctggaggagctgctgaaggagcaTCACAAGGCACAGCTCATGGCACCGGGCTGCAAACCTGCCTTTAA gctgcacctcctgcctcagtttccccccgCGTGccggcaccagcagcacctgcacACGGTGCACGGCCCGGCCCCCAAATCGGACCCCCCCTCGGACCCCCCCTGCACCCGCTGCAGCCAGAAGAAGTGGCCCCAGGTGCTGCCGTCCCCCGTTAATGCCACCAAGGCCACCAAACCCGGGGCCAAGGCCGGCCGCCCCGGCGAGATCACCATCCTCTCCGTCGGCAG GTTTCGGGTGTCCCGTATCCCCGAGCAGAAGCCCGGCACGACAGCGGGGACCGGGGGTGACCCATCCCGGGGTCCCCTCCCCGCTGGCAGCGGGACGAGGCCGTCGTGGCTGAAGAGCACCGAGAGCCACCCCGAG TAA
- the RELT gene encoding tumor necrosis factor receptor superfamily member 19L isoform X2, translating to MRWWLVTVLGVLSGPGAVTAGCGVPRCPPGEEPIGECGSCRPCPPGAFSPGDAPCAPHTRCHATSRLLLAPGTAATDALCGGCVHGFYSPDGEREPQGRCLPCSAAPPSTPGCPGRRRARSASAPRGSNGTREARPEEAAAAQSAVLAIVPVFCAMGLLGILVCNLLKKKGYHCTAHKEPEPGLGTGPSSVYQIEDANEDTIGVLVRLITEKKENAAALEELLKEHHKAQLMAPGCKPAFKLHLLPQFPPACRHQQHLHTVHGPAPKSDPPSDPPCTRCSQKKWPQVLPSPVNATKATKPGAKAGRPGEITILSVGRFRVSRIPEQKPGTTAGTGGDPSRGPLPAGSGTRPSWLKSTESHPEGSPSEARLGDSTLAM from the exons ATGCGCTGGTGGCTCGTCACCGTCCTGGGG GTGCTGAGCGGCCCCGGCGCAGTGACCGCAGGCTGCGGGGTGCCACGATGCCCACCCGGAGAGGAACCCATTGGG GAGTGTGGCTCGTGCCGCCCGTGCCCCCCCGGTGCTTTCTCCCCGGGGGACGCGCCGTGCGCCCCGCACACCCGCTGCCACGCCACCAGCCGCCTCCTCCTGGCACCAGGGACGGCTGCAACCGACGCCCTCTGCGGAGGCTGCGTGCACGG GTTTTACAGCCCTGATGGCGAGAGGGAGCCCCAGGGCCggtgcctgccctgctccgccgccccccccagcaccccggggtgcccag GCCGGCGGCGAGCCCGGAGCGCTTCGGCACCGCGGGGGAGCAACGGCACGCGGGAAGCTCGGccggaggaggcggcggcggcgcagTCGGCCGTGCTGGCCATCGTGCCCGTCTTCTGTGCCATGGGCTTGTTGGGCATCCTCGTCTGCAACCTGCTGAAGAAGAAGGGCTACCACTGCACCGCGCACAAGGAGCCCGAGCCCGGGCTCGGCACCG GTCCCAGCTCCGTCTACCAGATTGAGGACGCCAACGAGGACACCATCGGGGTCCTGGTGCGCCTGATCACCGAGAAGAAAG AAAACGCCGCGgcgctggaggagctgctgaaggagcaTCACAAGGCACAGCTCATGGCACCGGGCTGCAAACCTGCCTTTAA gctgcacctcctgcctcagtttccccccgCGTGccggcaccagcagcacctgcacACGGTGCACGGCCCGGCCCCCAAATCGGACCCCCCCTCGGACCCCCCCTGCACCCGCTGCAGCCAGAAGAAGTGGCCCCAGGTGCTGCCGTCCCCCGTTAATGCCACCAAGGCCACCAAACCCGGGGCCAAGGCCGGCCGCCCCGGCGAGATCACCATCCTCTCCGTCGGCAG GTTTCGGGTGTCCCGTATCCCCGAGCAGAAGCCCGGCACGACAGCGGGGACCGGGGGTGACCCATCCCGGGGTCCCCTCCCCGCTGGCAGCGGGACGAGGCCGTCGTGGCTGAAGAGCACCGAGAGCCACCCCGAG GGCAGCCCCTCCGAAGCCAGGCTTGGGGACAGCACCCTCGCCATGTGA
- the RELT gene encoding tumor necrosis factor receptor superfamily member 19L isoform X1, with amino-acid sequence MRWWLVTVLGVLSGPGAVTAGCGVPRCPPGEEPIGECGSCRPCPPGAFSPGDAPCAPHTRCHATSRLLLAPGTAATDALCGGCVHGFYSPDGEREPQGRCLPCSAAPPSTPGCPAGRRRARSASAPRGSNGTREARPEEAAAAQSAVLAIVPVFCAMGLLGILVCNLLKKKGYHCTAHKEPEPGLGTGPSSVYQIEDANEDTIGVLVRLITEKKENAAALEELLKEHHKAQLMAPGCKPAFKLHLLPQFPPACRHQQHLHTVHGPAPKSDPPSDPPCTRCSQKKWPQVLPSPVNATKATKPGAKAGRPGEITILSVGRFRVSRIPEQKPGTTAGTGGDPSRGPLPAGSGTRPSWLKSTESHPEGSPSEARLGDSTLAM; translated from the exons ATGCGCTGGTGGCTCGTCACCGTCCTGGGG GTGCTGAGCGGCCCCGGCGCAGTGACCGCAGGCTGCGGGGTGCCACGATGCCCACCCGGAGAGGAACCCATTGGG GAGTGTGGCTCGTGCCGCCCGTGCCCCCCCGGTGCTTTCTCCCCGGGGGACGCGCCGTGCGCCCCGCACACCCGCTGCCACGCCACCAGCCGCCTCCTCCTGGCACCAGGGACGGCTGCAACCGACGCCCTCTGCGGAGGCTGCGTGCACGG GTTTTACAGCCCTGATGGCGAGAGGGAGCCCCAGGGCCggtgcctgccctgctccgccgccccccccagcaccccggggtgcccag CAGGCCGGCGGCGAGCCCGGAGCGCTTCGGCACCGCGGGGGAGCAACGGCACGCGGGAAGCTCGGccggaggaggcggcggcggcgcagTCGGCCGTGCTGGCCATCGTGCCCGTCTTCTGTGCCATGGGCTTGTTGGGCATCCTCGTCTGCAACCTGCTGAAGAAGAAGGGCTACCACTGCACCGCGCACAAGGAGCCCGAGCCCGGGCTCGGCACCG GTCCCAGCTCCGTCTACCAGATTGAGGACGCCAACGAGGACACCATCGGGGTCCTGGTGCGCCTGATCACCGAGAAGAAAG AAAACGCCGCGgcgctggaggagctgctgaaggagcaTCACAAGGCACAGCTCATGGCACCGGGCTGCAAACCTGCCTTTAA gctgcacctcctgcctcagtttccccccgCGTGccggcaccagcagcacctgcacACGGTGCACGGCCCGGCCCCCAAATCGGACCCCCCCTCGGACCCCCCCTGCACCCGCTGCAGCCAGAAGAAGTGGCCCCAGGTGCTGCCGTCCCCCGTTAATGCCACCAAGGCCACCAAACCCGGGGCCAAGGCCGGCCGCCCCGGCGAGATCACCATCCTCTCCGTCGGCAG GTTTCGGGTGTCCCGTATCCCCGAGCAGAAGCCCGGCACGACAGCGGGGACCGGGGGTGACCCATCCCGGGGTCCCCTCCCCGCTGGCAGCGGGACGAGGCCGTCGTGGCTGAAGAGCACCGAGAGCCACCCCGAG GGCAGCCCCTCCGAAGCCAGGCTTGGGGACAGCACCCTCGCCATGTGA